From Euzebya rosea, one genomic window encodes:
- a CDS encoding ABC transporter permease: MTSTLLDPASLERRRPRSGLVGALQDGWTIGKRNLKHFTRLPRLLVFSTIQPVMFVLLFGYVFDGAVRGSLPEGFDTYLAFVLPGIFVQSTIFRMTQTAVGLAEDLERGVVDRFRSLPMSRSGVLIGRTIADLVRSLAVIVLMAVFGMLVGFRFASPLGALGALLVVAVFGYALSWVFGWVALMVPGGESAQAAAFVTAFPLSFISSVFVPPDSVTVGWLAFVARNSPVSATADAARGMAVGGPVLEPLLMTLAWSIALLCVFVPLSVARFRRLE, translated from the coding sequence ATCCGGCGTCGCTGGAACGCCGTCGTCCCCGCAGCGGCCTCGTCGGTGCGCTGCAGGACGGCTGGACCATCGGCAAGCGCAACCTCAAGCACTTCACCCGACTGCCCCGCCTGCTGGTGTTCTCCACGATCCAGCCGGTCATGTTCGTGCTGCTGTTCGGCTACGTCTTCGACGGGGCCGTTCGCGGCTCGCTCCCGGAGGGGTTCGACACCTACCTGGCGTTCGTCCTGCCCGGCATCTTCGTGCAGTCGACGATCTTCCGGATGACGCAGACCGCCGTCGGCCTGGCCGAGGACCTCGAGCGCGGGGTCGTGGACCGGTTCAGGTCCCTGCCGATGTCGCGCTCGGGCGTGCTGATCGGCCGGACCATCGCCGACCTGGTCCGATCCCTCGCCGTGATCGTGCTCATGGCGGTGTTCGGCATGCTGGTCGGATTCCGGTTCGCCAGCCCCCTCGGCGCGCTGGGGGCGCTCCTCGTGGTCGCGGTCTTCGGCTACGCCCTGTCGTGGGTCTTCGGCTGGGTGGCGCTGATGGTCCCGGGCGGTGAGTCCGCCCAGGCCGCGGCGTTCGTGACCGCGTTCCCGCTGTCGTTCATCTCCAGCGTCTTCGTGCCGCCGGACTCCGTGACCGTCGGATGGTTGGCGTTCGTCGCCCGCAACTCGCCCGTCAGCGCCACGGCGGACGCGGCACGCGGCATGGCCGTCGGTGGTCCTGTCCTGGAGCCGCTGCTGATGACGCTCGCCTGGAGCATCGCGCTGCTGTGCGTCTTCGTGCCGCTCAGCGTCGCCCGGTTCCGACGCCTGGAGTAG